From the genome of Geothrix sp. 21YS21S-4, one region includes:
- a CDS encoding MFS transporter, with protein sequence MNRPASPLAPLKNHLFLAIWIAAMASNVGTWVQSVGEKWVMGELTRSPLLMSLIETGSTLPMLILSMPGGAIADIVDRRRLLLITQAWMLLVAAAMALMSALHLVTPALLITMSLLLGVGAALNAPAWQASVPDLVPKDQIAAGVALNSAGFNVSRAVGPALGGLVVGWLGATWAFALNAVSFVGVLMVLQSWKRQPVPTDLPAERFAAAMKVGLRYTRHRKALQVILLRGGGFVFFGGTIFSLLPTLAIHHLGLGSTAFGVLLGCTGAGAVGATLVLPALRARMSPNALLAAATSTFAAGVFVLAFVVHAVPVGLALLVCGAGWLSVLSTCNTAVQLSVPSWVRARALGVYITVWGGAMAAGAAFWGWVGEHWGIHTAFACSAAGLLLLLAFTGRLRIQALHEPMDLSPHRLQPHSPEAIHPDEGPILTVLEYRVPEDRKAAFQEAMREVRRIRIRDGAVRWSLFQDLKRPETGVLRFTESFLSSSWGEHLRQHHRATVEDRDIFRQAYALGAEQAPRIRHLIAAWEDRGSFLDRILE encoded by the coding sequence GTGAACCGACCCGCCAGTCCCCTCGCCCCGCTCAAGAATCACCTCTTCCTGGCGATCTGGATCGCCGCCATGGCTTCGAACGTCGGGACGTGGGTCCAGAGCGTGGGCGAGAAGTGGGTGATGGGCGAACTCACCCGCTCGCCCCTCCTCATGAGCCTGATCGAGACCGGCTCCACGCTGCCCATGCTGATCCTGTCGATGCCCGGCGGCGCCATCGCCGACATCGTCGACCGGCGCCGGCTGCTCCTGATCACCCAGGCCTGGATGCTGCTGGTGGCCGCGGCCATGGCCCTCATGTCCGCGTTGCATCTGGTCACGCCGGCCCTGCTCATCACCATGTCCCTGCTGCTGGGCGTGGGCGCGGCCCTCAACGCCCCGGCCTGGCAGGCTTCGGTCCCCGATCTGGTGCCCAAGGACCAGATCGCCGCGGGCGTGGCCCTGAACAGCGCCGGATTCAACGTCAGCCGCGCCGTGGGACCGGCCCTGGGCGGACTCGTGGTGGGCTGGCTCGGGGCCACCTGGGCCTTCGCGCTCAATGCGGTCTCCTTCGTGGGCGTCCTGATGGTGCTCCAGAGCTGGAAGCGGCAGCCGGTCCCGACGGATCTGCCGGCGGAGCGCTTCGCCGCGGCCATGAAGGTCGGATTGCGCTACACCCGCCACCGCAAGGCTCTCCAGGTGATTCTGCTGCGCGGCGGCGGGTTCGTGTTCTTCGGAGGGACGATCTTCAGCCTCCTGCCCACCCTCGCCATCCACCATCTGGGCCTGGGTTCCACCGCCTTCGGCGTGCTCCTGGGATGCACGGGCGCGGGCGCGGTGGGAGCCACCCTCGTTCTGCCGGCCCTGCGGGCGCGGATGTCGCCCAACGCCCTGCTGGCGGCTGCCACGTCCACGTTCGCGGCCGGCGTGTTCGTGTTGGCCTTCGTGGTCCACGCCGTACCCGTCGGCCTGGCGCTCCTGGTCTGCGGCGCGGGGTGGCTGTCGGTCCTGAGCACCTGCAATACCGCAGTGCAGCTGTCCGTGCCCTCCTGGGTGCGGGCCCGCGCCCTCGGCGTCTATATCACCGTATGGGGCGGCGCCATGGCGGCGGGCGCGGCCTTCTGGGGCTGGGTGGGCGAGCACTGGGGAATCCACACGGCCTTCGCCTGCTCCGCCGCGGGCCTCCTTCTGCTGCTGGCCTTCACGGGGCGGTTGCGCATCCAGGCGCTCCACGAGCCCATGGACCTCAGTCCCCACCGCCTTCAGCCGCACTCGCCCGAAGCCATCCATCCCGACGAGGGCCCGATCCTGACGGTCCTGGAATACCGCGTCCCCGAGGACCGCAAAGCCGCCTTCCAGGAGGCCATGCGGGAAGTGCGCCGGATCCGGATCCGGGACGGGGCCGTGCGCTGGTCGCTGTTCCAGGATCTGAAGCGCCCGGAAACGGGCGTGCTCCGCTTCACCGAGAGCTTCCTCAGCTCCAGCTGGGGCGAGCATCTCCGCCAGCACCACCGCGCCACGGTGGAGGACCGCGATATCTTCCGCCAGGCCTATGCCCTGGGCGCCGAGCAGGCGCCGAGGATCCGCCACCTCATCGCCGCGTGGGAGGATCGGGGCTCCTTCCTCGACCGCATCCTCGAATAG
- a CDS encoding serine/threonine-protein kinase, producing the protein MLSKDQTLGKYQILDRLGSGGFGAVYLAIDTWVNRKVALKVPHQQEDEIVDLLKEPRIMAGLKHPNIVELITVERKNGIFFMVLEYVEGESLDRMIRRERALPPTRALEIGVDVCSAIAFAHGHQILHRDLRPANILVNREGVAKVTDFGTSRVLEMQHVPFAPTRIGSPPYMAPEHFRGRAVFQSDLWSLGITLYEMLTGTVPFYDADPLKIAQAFTSQQIPAPHLRNAAVPKAFSEVVMRALAVNLGERYLSAQAFLEALRRLKDNVARETRPLGTAVLSSSTSGPHATLRAVTQARLCRFCYRQLPRMATTCPNCGERT; encoded by the coding sequence GTGCTTTCCAAGGACCAGACCCTGGGCAAATACCAGATCCTGGATCGCCTCGGGTCCGGCGGATTCGGCGCCGTGTACCTCGCCATCGACACCTGGGTGAACCGGAAGGTGGCGCTCAAGGTGCCGCACCAGCAGGAGGACGAGATCGTCGACCTGCTGAAGGAGCCCCGCATCATGGCGGGCCTGAAGCACCCGAACATCGTTGAGCTGATCACGGTGGAGCGGAAGAACGGGATCTTCTTCATGGTGCTGGAGTACGTGGAAGGCGAGAGCCTGGATCGAATGATCCGCCGGGAGCGCGCCCTGCCGCCCACCCGCGCCCTGGAGATCGGCGTGGACGTGTGCAGCGCCATCGCCTTCGCCCACGGCCACCAGATCCTGCACCGGGACCTGCGGCCCGCCAACATCCTGGTGAACCGCGAGGGCGTGGCCAAGGTCACGGATTTCGGCACCTCTCGCGTGCTGGAGATGCAGCACGTCCCCTTCGCCCCCACCCGGATCGGCTCGCCCCCCTACATGGCGCCGGAGCACTTCCGCGGCCGGGCCGTGTTCCAGTCGGACCTGTGGTCCCTGGGGATCACGCTCTACGAGATGCTGACGGGCACGGTGCCCTTCTACGACGCCGATCCGTTGAAGATCGCCCAGGCCTTCACCAGCCAGCAGATTCCCGCCCCGCACTTGCGGAACGCCGCGGTGCCGAAGGCCTTCTCCGAAGTGGTGATGCGGGCTCTGGCGGTGAACCTGGGTGAACGCTACCTCTCCGCCCAGGCCTTCCTGGAGGCCCTTCGCCGCCTCAAGGACAACGTGGCCCGCGAAACCCGGCCGCTGGGCACCGCGGTCCTCTCCTCCAGCACGTCCGGCCCCCACGCGACGCTGCGCGCGGTCACCCAGGCCCGCCTCTGCCGCTTCTGCTACCGCCAACTTCCCCGCATGGCCACGACCTGCCCCAACTGCGGGGAGAGGACCTAG
- a CDS encoding translocation/assembly module TamB domain-containing protein: MAWSSLKPAVGRLWSRRWVRRVSYVLVAGTGILVVAPWVATRSSVLRWAMTKLDGLVREETGLSLAIGDLELHPALGSVVVRDIRLGGDLLTIQRLELRADFASLFSRSPRIFALRADHPRLRLTEAGLAQIKLKEHPPRKGPLPQVRLDLLTLTEGDIEIPRALGTIPALHYHFGLKATGHGPNRLWVELNGPVLSIQGPAGWEHGRLDLSGEVSETFVQVQQAALSLGDSRAIISGRFEGGTASTPGRLEAHLAGAVNLAQAARWGNVPPPIEGALTVDATVAGPLPAPQGTLKVEGSDLRPAHRAFQPGRFEARASGGLEAVRVERVHWSSPQGELEAHGTWSRKVPLEASLQARGIDLEAVGQALHAPELRGVRATLDAQVQGPQDPATLARFDRWRATARAAFTQGGREAGGLRASLEGGKAVLPSLNLDLEALKLSGTGHATFGPRGLVRLDGEGRAEVNAAQVAESLRAWKIVDLDMEGPTHAQAKVRWSKGPGLELEGSVEVAAPRWHGARVDALRAQVEIRDSDLWVKGIELTKDEGRGSGDLWLTWRKTLPGESQMDMCYTAFRLPAAEGLKAADLGDLPITGTGSGWVRLQGPYDRIQMWGAAQAEAGQVYGIQVPAASSDFSMDIANLRLRLEDVRIAERPEQLGSPAAAPEGALALKGRADMDFDRRTWRVELAGRVDSQLLALPGPRIQAQVDARLLGPIVAPFGPFDLPEGSVRWSRGRIFFGPRSQEGLEGSLSLEGGRLETRLGLEGMAEPLLTARLRQEGAELVGEAAVQVSPASAHTENLARSLSEDLMEDLGLAARFQGRWNGQDLRWSGSLDQLTARFPAFELQRVGTSVLRGTAAGADVDIALEGRGRNPADAPAQAAGLRITGSLPFFPSAPLDVRLLGTANLAHLKSILDRVMEVDEYNLLSELRVEGLGRLDLRAHGTYLDPRLDGTLSLENGRANLRGYQGVEDLRADLVFKDRIISLPENNPLRGTLAHGDLRLSGDLAWRLGGLDTYTLKAALANFQLRDLPDGLDLQGTLRATLEGNRDGGLLKGRLRADRVTYQSEIKLADLILRSALSDTGGLVGLDPDDPLDRIRLDLELDLRNPWSFDTNLLKLEGRTESAFQVLGTLAHPVPKGTMVFQPGGRITNIFPAGDMVVNSGSLAFSEARPLDPMINLQGSINSIPGYTVNLDIHGTLSNLAIVPSSTPSLRQDEIVAILINPGNVANVGTAATSSGTTQGAITSGLASAGSGLISTLAFAPFQEQLRKSLGLDRVNVALRTTSLGTSETEVTFGKSFNLLGQRSAFVVSHKKSGELSITSGQVEWRFGNIILQLGASSGGGAGLNPSGEIRHNWSPR; the protein is encoded by the coding sequence GTGGCCTGGAGTTCCCTGAAGCCCGCAGTGGGACGGCTGTGGAGCCGCCGCTGGGTGCGCCGCGTGTCCTACGTGCTGGTGGCCGGAACCGGAATCCTGGTGGTGGCGCCCTGGGTCGCCACCCGGTCCTCCGTCCTCCGCTGGGCGATGACCAAGCTGGATGGCCTGGTGCGGGAGGAGACCGGCCTTTCCCTGGCCATCGGCGACCTGGAACTCCACCCCGCCCTCGGATCGGTGGTCGTGCGGGACATCCGCCTGGGCGGAGATTTGCTGACGATCCAGCGCCTCGAGCTGCGGGCGGATTTCGCATCCCTGTTCTCCCGTTCCCCGCGGATCTTCGCCCTCCGGGCCGATCACCCCCGGCTCCGACTGACGGAAGCGGGGCTCGCCCAGATCAAACTGAAAGAGCATCCTCCCCGCAAGGGCCCCCTGCCCCAGGTGCGGTTGGACCTCCTGACCCTTACCGAGGGGGACATCGAGATTCCCCGGGCCCTGGGAACCATCCCCGCGCTCCACTACCACTTCGGGCTGAAGGCCACGGGCCACGGCCCCAACCGCCTGTGGGTGGAGCTGAACGGCCCCGTACTGTCCATCCAGGGACCGGCCGGCTGGGAACACGGCCGCCTGGACCTGAGCGGCGAAGTCTCCGAAACCTTCGTCCAGGTGCAGCAAGCCGCGCTCAGTCTGGGTGACAGCCGGGCCATCATCAGCGGGCGCTTCGAGGGCGGAACCGCATCGACGCCCGGGCGCCTGGAAGCCCACCTCGCCGGCGCCGTGAACCTGGCGCAGGCTGCCCGGTGGGGGAACGTCCCTCCCCCCATCGAAGGCGCCCTCACCGTGGACGCCACGGTGGCCGGGCCGCTGCCCGCGCCCCAGGGCACCCTCAAGGTGGAGGGATCGGATCTCCGCCCCGCCCATCGCGCCTTCCAGCCCGGCCGGTTCGAAGCCCGGGCCAGCGGGGGGCTGGAGGCCGTCCGCGTAGAGCGCGTCCACTGGAGTTCTCCCCAGGGCGAGCTGGAGGCCCACGGCACCTGGTCGCGGAAGGTTCCTCTCGAAGCCTCGCTCCAGGCCCGCGGCATCGATCTGGAAGCGGTGGGCCAGGCGCTCCACGCCCCCGAGCTGCGCGGCGTCCGGGCCACCCTCGACGCCCAGGTCCAGGGCCCCCAGGATCCGGCCACCCTCGCGCGCTTCGACCGGTGGCGGGCCACCGCCCGGGCGGCCTTCACCCAGGGGGGACGGGAAGCCGGCGGCCTGCGGGCGTCCCTGGAAGGGGGAAAGGCGGTCCTCCCTTCCCTCAACCTGGATCTGGAGGCCCTGAAGCTGTCGGGAACGGGCCACGCCACCTTCGGCCCCCGCGGCCTCGTCCGTCTCGATGGCGAGGGACGGGCGGAGGTGAACGCGGCCCAGGTCGCGGAATCGCTTCGCGCGTGGAAGATCGTGGACCTCGATATGGAAGGCCCGACCCACGCCCAGGCGAAGGTCCGGTGGAGCAAGGGGCCAGGGCTGGAGCTGGAGGGATCCGTCGAGGTGGCCGCCCCCCGCTGGCACGGCGCCCGGGTCGACGCCCTCCGGGCCCAGGTGGAGATCCGGGACTCGGACCTGTGGGTCAAGGGCATCGAGCTGACCAAGGATGAAGGCCGCGGCAGCGGCGACCTGTGGCTCACCTGGCGGAAGACCCTGCCCGGCGAGTCGCAGATGGACATGTGCTACACCGCCTTCCGCCTTCCCGCGGCCGAGGGCCTCAAGGCGGCAGATCTCGGCGATCTGCCCATCACCGGCACTGGCAGCGGCTGGGTGCGCCTCCAGGGCCCCTACGACCGCATCCAGATGTGGGGCGCCGCCCAGGCCGAGGCCGGCCAGGTCTACGGAATCCAGGTCCCCGCCGCCTCCTCCGATTTCTCGATGGACATCGCGAACCTGCGGCTTCGGCTCGAAGACGTCCGGATCGCCGAGCGCCCCGAGCAATTGGGATCGCCCGCCGCGGCCCCCGAGGGCGCGCTGGCCTTGAAGGGCCGCGCGGACATGGATTTCGACCGCCGCACCTGGCGCGTGGAGCTGGCCGGACGGGTGGATTCGCAGCTCCTGGCCCTACCGGGACCGCGGATCCAGGCCCAGGTGGACGCCCGGCTGCTAGGGCCCATCGTCGCGCCCTTCGGCCCCTTCGACCTTCCGGAGGGCAGCGTCCGCTGGAGCCGCGGCCGGATCTTCTTCGGTCCCCGCAGCCAGGAAGGGCTGGAGGGCTCGCTGAGCCTGGAGGGCGGCCGGTTGGAGACCCGCCTTGGACTGGAGGGCATGGCCGAACCCCTCCTGACCGCCCGCCTCCGGCAGGAGGGCGCGGAGCTGGTAGGAGAAGCCGCGGTCCAGGTCTCTCCGGCCAGCGCCCACACCGAGAATCTGGCCCGCAGTCTCAGCGAGGACCTCATGGAGGACCTGGGCCTGGCCGCCCGGTTCCAGGGCCGCTGGAATGGCCAGGATCTGCGCTGGAGCGGCTCCCTGGATCAGCTCACGGCGCGATTCCCCGCCTTCGAGCTGCAGCGGGTGGGCACCTCCGTCCTCCGCGGCACCGCCGCCGGCGCGGACGTGGACATCGCCCTGGAGGGGCGCGGCCGCAACCCCGCTGACGCCCCCGCGCAGGCTGCGGGGCTGCGCATCACGGGCAGCCTCCCCTTCTTCCCGTCGGCGCCCCTCGACGTGCGGCTGCTGGGGACCGCGAACCTCGCCCACCTCAAGAGCATCCTCGACCGGGTGATGGAAGTGGACGAGTACAACCTCCTGTCCGAACTTCGGGTGGAGGGCCTGGGCCGCCTGGACCTGCGGGCCCATGGGACCTACCTGGATCCGCGCCTGGACGGCACCCTGTCCCTGGAGAACGGCCGGGCCAACCTGCGCGGCTACCAGGGCGTGGAAGATTTGCGGGCGGATCTGGTCTTCAAGGACCGGATCATCTCCCTGCCGGAGAACAACCCTCTGCGGGGAACCCTGGCCCATGGGGACCTGCGGCTCTCCGGCGATCTCGCCTGGCGCCTGGGAGGGCTCGACACCTACACCCTGAAGGCGGCCCTCGCCAACTTCCAGCTGCGGGACCTGCCGGATGGACTCGACCTTCAGGGGACTCTCCGCGCCACCCTGGAGGGGAACCGGGACGGCGGGCTGCTCAAGGGCCGCCTGCGGGCGGACCGGGTGACCTACCAGAGCGAGATCAAGCTGGCGGATCTCATCCTCCGCAGCGCCCTCAGCGACACCGGGGGGCTGGTGGGGCTGGACCCCGACGATCCCCTGGACCGCATCCGCCTCGACCTGGAACTGGACCTGCGGAACCCCTGGAGCTTCGACACCAACCTCCTGAAACTGGAGGGCCGCACGGAAAGCGCCTTCCAGGTGCTGGGAACCCTGGCCCATCCCGTGCCCAAGGGGACGATGGTCTTCCAGCCCGGGGGACGGATCACCAACATCTTCCCCGCCGGCGACATGGTCGTGAACAGCGGCTCCCTGGCCTTCTCCGAGGCCCGGCCGCTGGATCCCATGATCAACCTCCAGGGCAGCATCAACTCCATCCCCGGCTACACGGTGAACCTGGACATCCACGGGACCCTGAGCAACCTCGCCATCGTCCCCAGTTCCACGCCCAGCCTGCGGCAGGACGAGATCGTGGCCATCCTCATCAATCCCGGAAACGTGGCGAACGTGGGCACGGCGGCGACCTCCTCCGGCACCACCCAGGGCGCGATCACCTCGGGCCTCGCCAGCGCGGGCTCGGGCCTGATCTCCACCCTGGCCTTCGCGCCCTTCCAGGAGCAGCTGCGCAAGAGCCTCGGCCTGGACCGGGTGAACGTGGCCCTCCGCACCACCAGCCTCGGCACCAGCGAAACCGAAGTCACCTTCGGGAAGAGCTTCAACCTCCTGGGGCAGCGCAGCGCCTTCGTGGTCTCCCACAAGAAGAGCGGGGAACTCAGCATCACCTCCGGCCAGGTGGAATGGCGCTTCGGAAACATCATCCTCCAGCTCGGCGCCAGTTCGGGGGGAGGCGCGGGCCTCAACCCCTCCGGCGAGATCCGCCACAACTGGAGCCCGAGGTAG
- a CDS encoding MoaD/ThiS family protein: MITVKCFARYRDLLGFGEVQVPAARTLADLLADPRFAALPPDALFAVNQSFAPRSTPLADGDEVALMPPVSGG; encoded by the coding sequence ATGATCACCGTGAAGTGCTTCGCCCGGTACCGCGACCTGCTGGGGTTCGGCGAAGTGCAGGTGCCTGCCGCCCGGACCCTCGCCGATCTCCTGGCGGATCCCCGCTTCGCCGCCCTGCCCCCGGACGCCCTGTTCGCCGTGAACCAGAGCTTCGCCCCGCGCAGCACCCCTCTGGCGGACGGCGACGAAGTGGCCCTCATGCCGCCGGTGTCGGGCGGATGA
- the dnaX gene encoding DNA polymerase III subunit gamma/tau has product MTTLALKYRPRLLSDLVGQEGSVKALANALKRAKESGRIHQAYLFAGVRGTGKTSTARILARALNCAEGPTATPCGVCDSCRAAERPDQNLDIVEIDAASRASVADARALREQVQTRPAFCRYRVYIIDEVHMLSTEAFNALLKVIEEPPPHAIFVLATTELQDVPDTIKSRVQIFPFRLIPVGLIEGRLRHVCDQEGVTVEGGSLRLVAEAGQGSMRDALTILDRVIAAGDGTVQEEAVREQLGIVSAHLVQGVMSALAIGDTAALVEACRELSEQGADWATFWRELVLAFRDRLEEEARAARGPQELLRWARMLQLLLNRERDLRDTSLPRVVVELALVTAAQLPHLAPLDALVSGAAAGAPRPAAAPPPVPSRAPQVAPAPEGPRRPAPAPTSAVPRPFAPSPAPPAVGTSAQLRHLCGEALGRVPGLRTLGTAPQMATDLRWEAPVLRFRFPANVRQTLQELEREKANPHVLAALAAVLPGLKELEIRFDDEAAAASDRPEDRLRREPAFQELLRLSGGEVLEIRREG; this is encoded by the coding sequence ATGACCACCCTCGCGCTCAAGTACCGCCCCCGCCTCCTTTCCGACCTCGTGGGGCAGGAGGGCAGCGTGAAGGCCCTGGCCAACGCCCTGAAGCGGGCGAAGGAGAGCGGCCGGATCCACCAGGCCTACCTGTTCGCGGGCGTGCGCGGGACGGGAAAGACCAGCACGGCCCGCATCCTGGCGCGGGCGCTCAACTGCGCGGAGGGCCCCACGGCCACGCCCTGCGGGGTGTGCGACTCCTGCCGCGCCGCCGAGCGACCGGACCAGAACCTGGACATCGTCGAGATCGACGCCGCCAGCCGGGCGTCCGTCGCCGACGCCCGGGCGCTGCGCGAGCAGGTGCAGACCCGGCCGGCCTTCTGCCGCTACCGGGTCTACATCATCGACGAAGTCCACATGCTCAGCACCGAGGCCTTCAACGCCCTGCTGAAGGTCATCGAGGAACCGCCGCCCCACGCGATCTTCGTCCTCGCCACCACCGAACTCCAGGACGTGCCGGACACCATCAAGAGCCGCGTCCAGATCTTCCCCTTCCGCCTCATTCCCGTGGGCCTGATCGAAGGCCGCCTGCGGCACGTCTGCGACCAGGAGGGCGTGACGGTGGAGGGCGGCAGCCTGCGCCTCGTGGCCGAAGCGGGGCAGGGGTCCATGCGCGACGCCCTCACCATCCTCGACCGCGTCATCGCCGCCGGGGACGGCACGGTCCAGGAAGAGGCCGTCCGCGAGCAGCTGGGAATCGTGAGCGCCCACCTCGTCCAGGGCGTGATGTCCGCCCTGGCCATCGGCGACACCGCCGCCCTGGTGGAGGCCTGCCGGGAACTGTCGGAGCAGGGGGCGGACTGGGCCACCTTCTGGCGGGAGTTGGTCCTGGCCTTCCGGGATCGCCTGGAGGAGGAGGCCCGCGCCGCCCGGGGCCCCCAGGAACTGCTGCGGTGGGCCCGGATGCTCCAGCTGCTCCTGAACCGGGAGCGCGACCTCCGGGACACCAGCCTGCCGCGGGTGGTGGTGGAGCTGGCGCTGGTGACCGCCGCCCAACTGCCCCATCTCGCGCCGCTGGACGCCTTGGTTTCGGGCGCCGCAGCGGGCGCGCCGAGACCGGCCGCGGCCCCGCCGCCGGTCCCTTCCCGGGCTCCTCAGGTCGCGCCGGCGCCTGAGGGGCCTCGCAGGCCCGCGCCGGCCCCGACCTCTGCGGTTCCGCGTCCGTTTGCGCCCTCTCCCGCACCCCCGGCTGTCGGAACGTCCGCCCAGCTTCGCCACCTCTGCGGCGAGGCGCTGGGCCGGGTGCCGGGCCTCCGCACCCTGGGCACCGCGCCCCAGATGGCCACGGACCTGCGCTGGGAGGCGCCGGTGCTGCGCTTCCGCTTTCCCGCCAACGTCCGCCAGACACTCCAGGAACTGGAGCGGGAAAAGGCCAATCCGCACGTTCTGGCCGCCCTGGCGGCGGTTCTCCCCGGGCTGAAGGAACTGGAGATCCGCTTCGACGACGAGGCCGCGGCCGCTTCCGACCGCCCCGAGGATCGCCTGCGCCGGGAACCGGCCTTCCAGGAACTGCTGCGCCTCAGCGGCGGCGAAGTGCTGGAGATCCGGCGGGAAGGCTGA
- a CDS encoding radical SAM protein gives MTPLLLPSDPPPLFRDLQVEPEEARSILRPQKNDGYGFGFALSPYRGCAHGCRYCYVREYPNALHGPEDWGGWVSPKLNAPELLWSQRHRLHNERVFMASATDPYQPLERDYRLTRRCLEVLLLCPTTRVIIHTRSPLVLQDLDLLRSFGNRLSVGFSIPTDDDTVRQAVELRAPAIPSRWAAMERLARAGIRVTAAVAPLLAVHDARTFARRARASGAQGAWVGSLRLLKRDPFYGLLAEHGWLKVLDPAYADEVRQAFHEVFPPPREVRERPVKAAPPPPPPVRQPGLFDKVG, from the coding sequence ATGACGCCCCTGCTGCTGCCTTCGGATCCCCCGCCGCTGTTCCGGGATCTCCAGGTGGAACCGGAAGAGGCGCGCTCCATCCTCCGGCCCCAGAAGAACGACGGGTACGGCTTCGGATTCGCGCTGAGCCCCTATCGGGGATGCGCCCACGGCTGCCGCTACTGCTACGTCCGGGAATACCCCAACGCCCTGCACGGACCCGAGGACTGGGGCGGATGGGTCTCCCCCAAGCTGAACGCTCCCGAGCTGCTGTGGTCCCAGCGGCACCGCCTGCACAACGAGCGGGTATTCATGGCCTCGGCCACCGATCCCTACCAGCCCCTGGAGCGGGACTACCGGCTCACCCGGCGCTGCCTGGAAGTCCTGCTGCTGTGCCCCACCACGCGGGTGATCATTCACACGCGCTCGCCGCTCGTGCTCCAGGACCTCGACCTGCTGCGGAGCTTCGGAAACCGGCTGTCCGTGGGCTTCTCCATTCCCACCGACGACGACACCGTGAGGCAGGCGGTGGAACTGCGGGCCCCGGCCATTCCCAGCCGCTGGGCGGCCATGGAGCGGCTGGCGCGGGCGGGCATCCGCGTCACCGCGGCGGTCGCGCCCCTGCTGGCGGTCCACGACGCGCGGACCTTCGCCCGGCGGGCCCGCGCCAGCGGGGCGCAAGGCGCCTGGGTGGGAAGCCTGCGGCTGCTGAAGCGGGATCCCTTCTACGGCCTCCTGGCCGAGCACGGCTGGCTGAAGGTGCTCGACCCGGCCTATGCCGACGAGGTGCGCCAGGCTTTCCACGAGGTGTTTCCGCCGCCCCGCGAGGTCCGCGAACGGCCCGTCAAGGCCGCACCGCCGCCTCCGCCGCCGGTGCGCCAGCCGGGCCTCTTCGACAAGGTCGGCTGA
- a CDS encoding DUF421 domain-containing protein produces MPHFALLDGLPVAVSMWKLNQPWWEFILRGVLVYGFLLLMLRLMGKREVGQMATFDLVLLLILSNAVQNSMNAGDNTVLGGFLLVGALMGLNVVVSWLTWRSKRVERVLEGGPRIVIHHGVINQSVLDSERITHHELMAAVRRAGLADLEGVRVAILETNGQINVIPKEAP; encoded by the coding sequence ATGCCCCACTTCGCCCTTCTCGATGGGCTGCCCGTTGCCGTCTCCATGTGGAAGCTGAACCAGCCTTGGTGGGAGTTCATCCTGCGCGGCGTGCTGGTCTACGGCTTCCTCCTGTTGATGCTCCGGCTCATGGGGAAGCGCGAGGTGGGCCAGATGGCGACCTTCGACCTGGTCCTCCTCCTGATCCTCAGCAACGCCGTGCAGAACAGCATGAACGCCGGCGACAACACCGTCCTGGGGGGCTTCCTGCTGGTGGGAGCGCTGATGGGGCTGAACGTGGTCGTCTCCTGGCTGACCTGGCGCAGCAAGCGGGTCGAGCGGGTCCTCGAGGGGGGTCCGCGGATCGTGATCCACCACGGCGTGATCAACCAGTCCGTCCTGGATTCGGAGCGGATCACCCACCACGAACTGATGGCCGCGGTCCGCCGCGCGGGGCTGGCGGACCTCGAGGGCGTGCGCGTGGCCATTCTCGAAACGAACGGGCAGATCAACGTCATTCCCAAGGAGGCCCCTTGA
- a CDS encoding DUF2914 domain-containing protein, translating into MRQILLPLLVCAVLAAQPASKPSADVKVGTGVEKLELQGAASEFKVPAGTKLYAWTKVAGAADSTVTVVFSLDGRTTKQELTVPRSPYRTNAYRTFRAGDAGRWTVKVLGADGAELGTTDFTVEIQ; encoded by the coding sequence ATGCGCCAGATTCTCCTCCCCCTTCTCGTCTGCGCGGTCCTCGCCGCGCAGCCCGCTTCCAAGCCCTCCGCCGACGTGAAGGTCGGCACGGGCGTGGAGAAGCTGGAACTCCAGGGCGCCGCGTCCGAGTTCAAGGTGCCCGCGGGAACGAAGCTCTACGCCTGGACCAAGGTGGCGGGCGCCGCCGACAGCACCGTCACCGTGGTGTTCAGCCTGGATGGCCGCACCACCAAGCAGGAGCTGACCGTTCCCCGCTCGCCCTATCGCACGAACGCCTACCGCACCTTCCGGGCCGGGGACGCCGGGCGGTGGACGGTGAAGGTGCTCGGCGCGGATGGGGCGGAACTCGGCACCACCGACTTCACGGTGGAAATCCAGTAG